From Triticum urartu cultivar G1812 chromosome 2, Tu2.1, whole genome shotgun sequence, a single genomic window includes:
- the LOC125540571 gene encoding cytochrome P450 87A3-like, whose product MFILGYPRALTKIFGEKSIEAFHGTIHKFIRRCAYMLFGLQTLKAMLLPEMEAAVRERLAAWAAMPSVDIMFELVTRKCLGFDWTKSRELRIKFDTLFSGLFSFPIYFPGTPFYRCMQARKNIHKTLRDTLAERLSAPAGKKHGDLLDVIVEELQGEEPSISEDFAIDMLSTLLFASVFTLSGTIAVAFKSLHDNPDVVQELQKENRAMLNGRKGGCSGLTWEEYKSLTFTNQVTNEIIRISNAALVVFRKALTDAQVNGYTIPAGWLVIVNPMAVHLNGELFEDPLKFDPWRWMDESKRSTMLKNFMPFGAGIRVCPAAEFVKLLVTLTLHVLVTEYRATTFDFNPKTITDAYIYQQETKPMRLLSSTTVSKCHGYEPECFYGLLSIIPLLLGAFM is encoded by the exons ATGTTCATTCTTGGGTACCCTCGGGCACTCACCAAGATATTCGGCGAGAAGAGCATCGAGGCCTTCCATGGCACCATCCACAAGTTCATCCGTAGATGCGCCTACATGTTGTTCGGCCTCCAGACCCTCAAGGCGATGCTCCTCCCTGAGATGGAGGCCGCCGTGAGGGAGCGCCTCGCCGCGTGGGCCGCCATGCCCAGCGTCGAC ATTATGTTCGAGCTGGTGACCAGGAAATGCCTGGGTTTCGATTGGACAAAGTCCAGGGAGCTGAGGATCAAGTTCGACACGCTTTTCTCAGGGCTCTTCTCCTTCCCGATATATTTCCCTGGGACACCATTTTACCGATGCATGCAG GCAAGGAAAAATATTCACAAGACACTGCGGGATACGTTGGCAGAGAGGTTAAGTGCACCTGCAGGGAAGAAACATGGCGACCTCCTCGACGTAATCGTCGAGGAGCTGCAGGGTGAAGAGCCATCAATAAGTGAGGATTTTGCTATTGATATGCTCTCCACCTTGTTGTTCGCCAGCGTCTTCACGCTGTCAGGAACCATCGCTGTAGCATTCAAGTCACTCCATGACAACCCGGACGTTGTCCAGGAGCTCCAG AAGGAAAACCGAGCTATGCTCAATGGTCGAAAGGGTGGGTGCTCCGGGCTCACATGGGAGGAGTACAAGTCGTTGACATTCACTAATCAG GTGACCAATGAGATTATTCGAATAAGCAATGCCGCACTTGTAGTATTTAGAAAAGCTCTTACAGATGCACAAGTCAATG GTTATACAATTCCTGCTGGATGGCTGGTCATAGTCAACCCCATGGCAGTTCATCTGAACGGAGAATTGTTTGAAGATCCACTCAAATTTGACCCATGGAGGTGGATG GATGAGTCAAAGCGCAGCACAATGTTGAAGAATTTCATGCCATTCGGAGCAGGCATCAGGGTTTGTCCTGCCGCAGAGTTTGTCAAGCTGCTCGTAACACTTACCCTCCATGTCTTGGTGACCGAGTATAG GGCTACCACATTCGACTTCAACCCCAAGACGATAACTGATGCATACATATATCAACAGGAAACTAAGCCTATGAGACTTCTCAGTTCTACCACAGTATCTAAATGTCATGGTTATGAACCCGAATGTTTCTATGGACTACTAAGCATTATACCCCTGTTACTTGGGGCTTTCATGTGA